One region of Gorilla gorilla gorilla isolate KB3781 chromosome 13, NHGRI_mGorGor1-v2.1_pri, whole genome shotgun sequence genomic DNA includes:
- the ZNF462 gene encoding zinc finger protein 462 isoform X4, with amino-acid sequence MEVLQCDGCDFRAPSYEDLKAHIQDVHTAFLQPTDVAEDNVNEPRCGSMNASNQTEVEFSSIKDEFAIAEDLSGQNATALGTGGYYGHSPGYYGQHIAANPKPTNKFFQCKFCVRYFRSKNLLIEHTRKVHGAQAEGSSSGPPVPGSLNYNIMMHEGFGKVFSCQFCTYKSPRRARIIKHQKMYHKNNLKETTAPPPAPAPMPDPVVPPVSLQDPCKELPAEVVERSILESMVKPLTKSRGNFCCEWCSYQTPRRERWCDHMMKKHRSMVKILSSLRQQQEGTNLPDVPNKSAPSPTSNSTYLTMNAASREIPNTTVSNFRGSMGNSIMRPNSSASKFSPMSYPQMKPKSPHNSGLVNLTERSRYGMTDMTNSSADLETNSMLNDSSSDEELNEIDSENGLSAMDHQTSGLSAEQLMGSDGNKLLETKGIPFRRFMNRFQCPFCPFLTMHRRSISRHIENIHLSGKTAVYKCDECPFTCKSSLKLGAHKQCHTGTTSDWDAVNSQSESISSSLNESVVSYESSSINGRKSGVMLDPLQQQQPPQPPPPPPPPPPSQPQPLQQPQPPQLQPPHQVPPQPQTQPPPTQQPQPPTQAAPLHPYKCTMCNYSTTTLKGLRVHQQHKHSFCDNLPKFEGQPSSLPLENETDSHPSSSNTVKKSQTSILGLSSKNNFVAKASRKLANDFPLDLSPVKKRTRIDEIASNLQSKINQTKQQEDAVINVEDDEEEEEDNEVEIEVELDREEEPTEPIIEVPTSFSAQQIWVRDTSEPQKEPNFRNITHDYNATNGAEIELTLSEDEEDYYGSSTNLKDHQVSNTALLNTQTPIYGTEHNSENTDFGDSGRLYYCKHCDFNNKSARSVSTHYQRMHPYIKFSFRYILDPNDHSAVYRCLECYIDYTNFEDLQQHYGEHHPEAMNVLNFDHSDLIYRCRFCSYTSPNVRSLMPHYQRMHPTVKINNAMIFSSYVVEQQEGLNTESQTLREILNSAPKNMATSTPVARGGGLPATFNKNTPKTFTPECENQKDPLVNTVVVYDCDVCSFASPNMHSVLVHYQKKHPEEKASYFRIQKTMRMVSVDRGSALSQLSFEVGAPMSPKMSNMGSPPPPQPPPPDLSTELYYCKHCSYSNRSVVGVLVHYQKRHPEIKVTAKYIRQAPPTAAMMRGVEGPQGSPRPPAPIQQLNRSSSERDGPPVENEMFFCQHCDYGNRTVKGVLIHYQKKHRDFKANADVIRQHTATIRSLCDRNQKKPASCVLVSPSNLERDKTKLRALKCRQCSYTSPYFYALRKHIKKDHPALKATVTSIMRWAFLDGLIEAGYHCEWCIYSHTEPNGLLLHYQRRHPEHYVDYTYMATKLWAGPDPSPPSLTMPAEAKTYRCRDCVFEAVSIWDITNHYQAFHPWAMNGDESVLLDIIKEKDAVEKPILSSEELAGPVNCENSIPTPLPEQEAECPEDARLSPEKSLQLASANPAISSTPYQCTVCQSEYNNLHGLLTHYGKKHPGMKVKAADFAQDIDINPGAVYKCRHCPYINTRIHGVLTHYQKRHPSIKVTAEDFVHDVEQSADISQNDVEETSRIFKQGYGAYRCKLCPYTHGTLEKLKIHYEKYHNQPEFDVFSQSPPKLPVPLEPEMTTEVSPSQVSITEEEVGEEPVSTSHFSTSHLVSHTVFRCQLCKYFCSTRKGIARHYRIKHNNVRAQPEGKNNLFKCALCAYTNPIRKGLAAHYQKRHDIDAYYTHCLAASRTISDKPNKVIIPSPPKDDSPQLSEELRRAVEKKKCSLCSFQSFSKKGIVSHYMKRHPGVFPKKQHASKLGGYFTAVYADEHEKPTLMEEEERGSFEKAEVEGEAQEIEWLPFRCIKCFKLSFSTAELLCMHYTDHHSRDLKRDFIILGNGPRLQNSTYQCKHCDSKLQSTAELTSHLNIHNEEFQKRAKRQERRKQLLSKQKYADGAFADFKQERPFGHLEEVPKIKERKVVGYKCKFCVEVHPTLRAICNHLRKHVQYGNVPAVSAAVKQEADDPAHLFLDGLEAAKDASGALVGRVDGEHCLLDGMLEDETRPGGYHCSQCDRVLMSMQGLRSHERSHLALAMFTREDKYSCQYCSFVSAFRHNLDRHMQTHHGHHKPFRCKLCSFKSSYNSRLKTHILKAHAGEHAYKCSWCSFSTMTISQLKEHSLKVHGKALTLPRPRIVSLLSSHSHHSSQKATPAEEVEDSNESAA; translated from the exons ATGGAGGTGCTTCAGTGTGATGGCTGTGATTTCAGAGCCCCGTCTTATGAAGATCTCAAGGCACACATTCAGGATGTCCACACGGCATTTCTGCAGCCAACTGATGTTGCTGAGGACAATGTGAATGAGCCACGATGTGGGTCCATGAATGCCAGTAATCAGACAGAGGTGGAGTTTTCTTCTATAAAGGATGAATTTGCCATTGCAGAAGATTTATCAG GTCAAAATGCAACTGCATTGGGGACCGGAGGTTACTATGGCCACAGTCCAGGATATTATGGTCAGCATATTGCCGCTAATCCCAAACCAACAAACAAGTTTTTTCAATGCAAGTTCTGTGTACGCTACTTCAGGTCAAAAAACCTCCTCATAGAACACACTAGAAAGGTCCATGGAGCTCAAGCTGAAGGGAGTTCATCAGGACCCCCTGTCCCGGGATCCTTAAATTATAATATCATGATGCACGAGGGATTTGGAAAGGTCTTCTCTTGCCAGTTTTGCACATACAAGTCACCAAGAAGGGCAAGAATAATTAAGCATCAGAAGATGTATCACAAAAACAATTTGAAGGAGACCACTGCTCCCCCACCTGCTCCTGCTCCAATGCCAGACCCTGTGGTTCCGCCCGTATCACTGCAGGACCCCTGCAAGGAACTGCCAGCAGAGGTTGTGGAGCGCAGCATCTTAGAGTCTATGGTCAAGCCTTTGACCAAATCTCGAGGCAACTTTTGTTGTGAGTGGTGCAGCTACCAGACCCCCCGCCGAGAACGCTGGTGTGACCACATGATGAAGAAACACCGCAGTATGGTCAAGATCCTTTCCAGTCTCAGACAGCAACAAGAAGGAACTAATCTACCTGATGTGCCGAACAAGAGTGCCCCCAGCCCCACTTCCAACTCCACCTATCTGACCATGAATGCTGCAAGCCGGGAGATACCCAATACTACCGTCTCCAACTTCAGGGGCTCCATGGGCAACTCCATCATGAGACCCAATTCTTCAGCTTCCAAGTTTTCGCCCATGTCTTACCCTCAGATGAAGCCGAAGTCACCTCACAATTCTGGTCTAGTTAACTTGACAGAGAGATCCCGTTATGGAATGACTGACATGACCAATTCTTCTGCTGACCTGGAAACTAACAGCATGCTAAATGACTCTAGTTCTGATGAAGAGTTAAATGAAATAGATAGTGAGAATGGTTTAAGTGCTATGGATCACCAGACATCAGGCCTGTCTGCAGAGCAGCTGATGGGCTCAGATGGCAACAAATTATTGGAGACCAAGGGGATTCCATTTAGAAGATTCATGAATAGGTTCCAGTGCCCCTTTTGTCCTTTCCTCACCATGCATCGACGTAGCATCTCTCGTCACATAGAAAACATCCACTTATCTGGAAAGACAGCTGTCTACAAATGTGACGAATGTCCGTTTACTTGCAAGAGCTCGTTGAAACTTGGGGCTCACAAACAGTGTCACACGGGTACAACGTCAGATTGGGATGCTGTGAATTCCCAGAGTGAAAGCATTTCTTCCTCACTGAATGAAAGTGTGGTGTCTTATGAGAGCTCAAGCATCAATGGTAGAAAGTCAGGAGTCATGTTGGATCCCTTGCAGCAGCAACAGCCACCGCAGCCACCACCAccgccgccaccaccaccaccatcacagccACAGCCACTGCAGCAGCCACAGCCACCACAGCTGCAGCCACCACATCAGGTGCCACCCCAGCCACAAACACAGCCACCACCAACGCAGCAGCCACAGCCACCCACACAAGCCGCACCTCTGCACCCATACAAATGCACCATGTGTAATTACTCCACCACAACTCTGAAAGGGCTAAGAGTCCATCAGCAGCATAAACATTCATTCTGTGACAACTTGCCAAAATTCGAGGGGCAGCCCTCAAGCCTACCATTGGAAAATGAGACAGACAGCCACCCCTCTTCCAGCAACACTGTGAAGAAAAGTCAGACCTCAATTCTTGGGTTGTCCTCCAAGAACAATTTTGTAGCTAAAGCCTCTAGGAAGCTCGCCAATGACTTTCCTCTAGATTTGTCACCCGTGAAGAAGAGAACCAGGATTGACGAGATAGCAAGCAACCTTCAGAGCAAAATTAACCAAACCAAACAGCAGGAAGATGCAGTGATCAATGTTGAGGAtgatgaagaggaagaggaagacaacGAAGTCGAGATAGAGGTTGAGTTGGACAGGGAGGAAGAACCGACAGAACCCATCATAGAGGTTCCCACTTCCTTTTCTGCCCAACAGATATGGGTAAGAGATACCAGTGAGCCCCAGAAAGAGCCCAACTTCAGAAACATCACCCACGATTACAATGCCACCAATGGGGCTGAGATTGAGCTCACCCTTTCTGAAGATGAAGAGGATTATTATGGCTCCTCAACAAACTTGAAAGATCACCAAGTTTCCAATACTGCTCTGCTGAATACCCAAACTCCCATCTATGGGACTGAGCACAATAGTGAAAACACAGACTTTGGTGACTCTGGAAGGCTTTACTATTGTAAACACTGTGACTTTAACAACAAATCTGCCCGGAGTGTTAGCACCCACTACCAACGAATGCACCCATACATTAAATTCAGCTTTAGGTACATCTTGGACCCCAACGATCACAGTGCAGTGTACAGGTGCCTGGAATGCTACATCGATTACACCAACTTCGAAGATCTCCAGCAGCATTATGGCGAGCACCACCCAGAAGCCATGAATGTACTCAACTTTGATCACTCGGACCTGATCTACCGGTGTCGGTTTTGTTCATACACGAGCCCGAATGTTAGAAGCCTGATGCCACATTACCAAAGAATGCATCCCACGGTGAAGATCAACAACGCGATGATATTTTCAAGCTATGTCGTGGAGCAGCAGGAAGGGCTGAATACGGAATCCCAGACCCTGAGGGAGATTCTGAATTCGGCTCCCAAGAACATGGCGACTTCCACACCTGTGGCTCGTGGTGGTGGTTTGCCAGCTACGTTCAACAAAAACACTCCTAAGACCTTTACTCCTGAATGTGAAAATCAGAAGGACCCTTTGGTCAACACTGTTGTTGTTTATGATTGTGATGTTTGTTCGTTTGCAAGCCCCAACATGCATTCTGTCTTGGTTCATTATCAGAAGAAACACCCCGAAGAAAAGGCTTCCTACTTTAGGATCCAGAAAACTATGCGAATGGTGTCTGTGGACAGGGGCTCTGCCCTTTCTCAATTATCATTTGAGGTGGGTGCTCCAATGTCTCCCAAAATGTCCAACATGGGTTCCCCACCCCCCCCACAACCCCCGCCACCAGACCTCAGTACTGAGCTTTACTACTGCAAACACTGTTCCTACAGCAATCGGTCAGTTGTGGGAGTGCTTGTCCACTACCAGAAAAGACACCCAGAAATAAAGGTTACTGCCAAATATATCAGACAGGCTCCTCCCACAGCTGCAATGATGAGAGGGGTCGAAGGGCCCCAAGGCTCCCCCCGGCCACCCGCCCCCATACAACAGCTGAACCGAAGCAGCTCTGAGAGAGATGGCCCTCCTGTGGAGAATGAGATGTTCTTTTGCCAGCACTGTGATTATGGGAACCGGACGGTCAAAGGGGTACTCATTCATTATCAGAAGAAGCACCGAGACTTCAAGGCCAACGCAGATGTGATCCGGCAGCATACGGCCACCATTCGAAGCCTCTGCGACCGAAATCAGAAGAAGCCTGCCAGCTGTGTGCTTGTCTCCCCCTCTAATCTGGAGCGGGACAAAACGAAACTCCGAGCACTCAAATGTAGGCAGTGCTCATATACCTCCCCCTACTTCTATGCACTGAGGAAGCATATCAAGAAAGACCACCCTGCCCTGAAAGCCACAGTCACGTCCATCATGCGATGGGCGTTTCTAGATGGCTTGATAGAAGCTGGCTACCACTGCGAGTGGTGCATCTACTCCCATACAGAGCCCAACGGTTTGCTCCTGCATTACCAACGGAGGCATCCAGAACACTATGTTGATTACACCTACATGGCTACTAAACTGTGGGCTGGGCCAGACCCATCCCCTCCCTCTCTCACAATGCCAGCCGAAGCCAAAACCTACAGATGCAGGGACTGTGTTTTCGAAGCTGTCTCCATCTGGGACATCACTAATCACTACCAAGCATTCCACCCCTGGGCCATGAATGGTGATGAGTCAGTGCTGCTGGACATCATCAAGGAGAAAGATGCTGTGGAGAAGCCCATTCTTTCATCAGAAGAGTTGGCAGGCCCTGTGAATTGTGAGAACAGTATACCCACCCCTCTCCCGGAGCAGGAAGCTGAATGTCCAGAGGATGCAAGACTGTCCCCTGAGAAAAGCCTGCAGCTAGCTTCAGCCAACCCCGCCATATCCTCCACCCCATACCAGTGCACGGTATGCCAATCTGAGTATAACAACTTGCACGGCCTTCTCACTCATTATGGGAAGAAGCACCCTGGCATGAAAGTGAAGGCTGCTGACTTTGCCCAGGACATTGACATCAACCCAGGTGCCGTCTACAAATGCAGGCATTGCCCATACATCAACACCCGCATCCACGGCGTACTGACCCACTACCAGAAGCGACACCCGTCCATCAAGGTGACCGCTGAGGACTTTGTGCACGACGTAGAGCAGTCTGCTGACATATCCCAGAATGACGTGGAGGAGACGAGCAGGATCTTCAAGCAAGGGTATGGCGCCTACCGGTGCAAACTGTGTCCGTACACACACGGCACTTTGGAGAAACTAAAAATCCACTACGAGAAGTATCACAATCAGCCTGAATTTGATGTCTTTTCCCAGTCGCCCCCAAAGCTGCCAGTCCCCCTCGAGCCCGAGATGACCACTGAAGTGAGCCCTTCCCAAGTCTCCATCactgaggaggaggtgggagaggagcCCGTGTCCACTTCTCACTTCTCTACCTCCCACCTGGTCTCCCACACTGTGTTCCGGTGCCAGCTCTGCAAGTACTTCTGCTCCACGAGAAAGGGGATCGCCAGGCACTACCGCATCAAGCACAATAATGTCCGAGCCCAGCCAGAAGGCAAGAACAACCTCTTCAAGTGTGCCCTGTGTGCCTACACCAACCCCATCCGCAAAGGTCTGGCAGCCCACTACCAGAAGCGCCACGACATTGATGCGTATTACACTCACTGCTTGGCAGCCTCCAGGACCATCAGCGACAAGCCCAACAAAGTGATCATCCCATCTCCGCCCAAGGACGACTCCCCTCAGCTGAGCGAGGAACTCCGGCGGGCAGTGGAGAAGAAAAAGTGCTCCTTGTGCTCTTTCCAGTCGTTCAGCAAGAAGGGCATCGTGTCCCATTACATGAAACGCCACCCAGGGGTGTTCCCAAAGAAGCAGCATGCCAGCAAGTTAGGGGGCTACTTCACGGCCGTCTATGCAGATGAGCATGAGAAGCCCACGCTgatggaagaagaggagagaggcagCTTTGAGAAAGCCGAGGTGGAGGGTGAAGCTCAGGAAATCGAGTGGCTCCCGTTCCGCTGCATCAAATGCTTCAAGCTGTCCTTTAGCACTGCAGAGCTGCTGTGCATGCATTACACTGACCACCACAGTCGGGACCTAAAGAGGGACTTCATCATTCTGGGCAACGGCCCCCGCTTGCAGAACTCCACCTACCAGTGTAAGCACTGTGATAGCAAACTGCAAAGCACAGCCGAGCTGACCTCACACTTGAACATTCACAATGAGGAATTCCAGAAGCGTGCCAAACGTCAGGAGAGGAGGAAACAGCTTTTGAGCAAGCAGAAATATGCAGATGGTGCTTTTGCAGATTTCAAACAAGAGAGG CCTTTTGGTCACTTAGAAGAGGTGCCAAAGATCAAGGAGAGGAAAGTGGTGGGCTACAAATGTAAATTCTGTGTGGAAGTGCACCCAACGCTCCGAGCCATCTGCAATCACCTCCGAAAGCACGTCCAGTATGGCAATGTCCCAGCTGTGTCAGCTGCTGTGAAG CAGGAGGCGGATGACCCTGCCCACTTGTTCCTGGATGGATTGGAAGCAGCCAAAGACGCCAGTGGCGCCCTGGTGGGCCGGGTGGATGGTGAACACTGCTTGCTTGATGGAATGTTGGAGGATGAAACCCGGCCGGGGGGATACCATTGCAGTCAATGTGACAGAGTCCTGATGTCCATGCAGGGGCTGCGTTCTCATGAGAGGAGCCACCTGGCCCTGGCCATGTTTACCCGCGAGGACAAGTACAGCTGCCAGTATTGCTCGTTTGTTTCTGCTTTCAGGCACAA